A genomic stretch from Psilocybe cubensis strain MGC-MH-2018 chromosome 1, whole genome shotgun sequence includes:
- a CDS encoding Polyporopepsin: MLTTLLLALSVAANPVLVDRSPVTLPIARRTNFTSVHNLLRHDQTRAKFLKAKGAAKAAGLPLQQDAVINEQVDNQVVTYVAAVGVGSPATTFNLLIDTGSSNTWVGAGTPYKKTSTSVQTSNKVSVTYGSGSFSGTEFTDTVTIASGLVIPKQSIGVASTSQGFQGVDGILGIGPVDLTLDTLSPATNSLIPTVTDNLFANGVISANEIGISFNPTTVEDNENGEITWGGTDPSKFTGSISFIPLTTTSPANEFWGINQSVRYGSSTSILTTTAGIVDTGTTLVLLATNGFTKYKSATKATSDAATGLLKLTSANFAALQSLFFTAGGSTFELTANAQIWPRALNTDIGGVAGNIYLIVADLGSNSGEGLDFINGFTFLERFYSVFDTANKRVGFATTPFTTSTVN, translated from the exons ATGTTGACCACTCTCCTTCTCGCTTTGTCGGTTGCTGCCAACCCAGTTTTGGTCGACAGGTCTCCCGTGACTTTGCCCATTGCTCGTCGCACCAACTTTACGAGCGTCCACAACCTCCTCCGACACGATCAGACCCGTGCTAAGTTCCTCAAGGCCAAGGGTGCCGCCAAGGCCGCTGGTCTTCCTTTGCAACAAGACGCAGTCATTAACGAGCAGGTTGATAACCAAGTTGTCACCTACGTTGCAGCTGTCGGAGTTGGCAGCCCAGCCACTACTT TCAATCTCCTCATTGATACCGGAAG TTCAAACACATGGGTCGGAGCTGGTACACCTTACAAGAAGACTAGCACCAGTGTCCAGACATCGAACAAGGTG TCCGTCACATATGGATCAGGCTCCTTCTCCGGAACTGAATTCACTGATACCGTCACCATTGCGTCTGGACTCGTCATCCCTAAGCAATCCATTGGTGTTGCTTCCACT TCCCAAGGATTCCAAGGTGTTGACGGTATTCTAGG AATTGGGCCCGTTGACCTTACATTGGACACACTCTCCCCTGCCACCAACTCCTTGATCCCGACCGTGACTGACAACTTGTTCGCAAACGGTGTCATCAGTGCTAACGAGATTGGCATTTCCTTCAACCCAACCACTGTTGAGGACAATGAGAACGGAGAGATCACATGGG GTGGAACCGACCCATCCAAATTCACTGGATCAATTTCCTTCAT TCCATTGACGACTACTTCCCCTGCCAATGAATTCTGGGGTATCAACCAGTCTGTCCGGTACGGTTCTTCCACTTCTATCCTGACGACCACCGCCGGTATTGTCGACACTG GAACCACTCTTGTCCTCCTCGCTACCAATGGATTTACTAAATATAAGAGTGCTACCAAGGCCACCAGTGACGCTGCCACTGGTCTGCTCAAGTTGACCTCTGCCAACTTCGCTGCATTGCAGAGTCTATTCTTCACTGCTGGAGGT TCCACTTTCGAGCTGACTGCCAATGCTCAAATCTGGCCTCGTGCTCTTAACACCGACATTGGTGGTGTTGCCGGAAACATTTACCTCATCGTCGCCGACCTTGGCTCCAACAGTGGTGAGGGTCTCGACTTCATCAACGGTTTCACCTTCCTCGAGCGCTTCTACTCGGTCTTCGACACTGCCAACAAGCGTGTCGGATTCGCTACCACTCCTttcaccacctccaccgTCAACTAA
- a CDS encoding Pleiotropic ABC efflux transporter of multiple drugs YBT1 produces the protein MTLRPPLTPPYLFITLAISQVLISLVAFGNDLFKSDDTEAAILDILATVVPTAYAYIAGTLPLKTYKPSLNVAKPNDVPSSKLTCPEDNVNLWTWVTFSFVQPIMNVAVKRTLHDTDVWSLSPFFSHKNLFQKYQEYHAKYPSHSLLRFLLWSNSLDLTLDVLLEMWSATVGFVSPYALQRILAALAINTQESRSEAYFWTLVTFIANLSFGQVDLFQNWYTRRCYERTRGQLFCMLHYKSLKRQDISGKVHREGEENDADLGKILNLMERDTYAVAQRFWEFSGLFTSPVRIAIALYFLYRILGWSALSGVVVVIVAFTLDYPILRYTFYLSKSSAKANDVRMRTVNELVQNIRFLKFYGWEFQWSRKAEKDRETELKWRIRRNIVETATNFIWVWMPSATALISFLCYTLVAGKHLTVSTAFTSIALFSQLQTPMVALPDQVKAMLDAYISMQRIEDFLKEGEVPGWASSLSSEVVENGNKDNYEVGFKEAAFEWEESHNSSSAPSSRFRLGPLDFVFPPGNLTIVSGATGSGKSALLVALLGGLELATIRDNIIFGSSSPFDETRYQAVLDACALRQDLSILDAGDMTEIGEKGITLSGGQRARVALARAMYSQAKVILLDDPLSAVDMHTAQHIVSKCLIGDLARDRTIILVTHHITLCLPVASYLVELDKGKILHHGTIPELEARGLLLKVIETEEDTFPQAKSPTLPSFNEMDASQDLSSSRLVHRQPTDGKLVEKEARAEGRVAFRSYITYLRASGISSWVATITVAVLIRAINILNQVYLSDWGEAYDNKYPEVAFVAQFRNLGFRPPWKDLPPPDQNVKPWLMIYLYISITGALTVLLYIVIGYYASLQASRRLFTALLRRVTRAPARFFDVTPIGRILNRFTTDIGTIDNALQGSARSCLSGVLNFMASFGFILYKVPSFIPFAFFIAWLYVRLAPSYIHASRDLRRLESISRSPTFAGYDELLRGITHIRAFAMEKRYQDNFYARVDKFQSFDHVYWLVNGWLMWRYDCLGSVVVFSATIFALLSGLTDGSAAIVIVQAGLFADASRQLIKVAAQLELDFNSVERVVEYLGLPQEAPPIIEKNRPPAYWPSTSGELVVENLVVQYAPKLPAVLHNISFVVKPSEKIGVVGRTGSGKSTLAMSLLRIVEPTGGRIVLDGIDISTLGLEDLRTRVTIVSQDVSLFSGTIRSNLDPLGQHTTEECIQVLERCHLTPLLNHKPNEAQPTVLDIEITQDSLSAGEKQLLALARATLRRTSIIIMDEATSQIDSNLDDQIQRTIREELAGAIVITIAHRLKTVMDYDRVLVLEDGRIVEFDTPHALLSTPRGVFRGMCRKSADWQLFMEIAGESSRRSERSERSERSERSRSSEGSL, from the exons ATGACACTGAGACCACCGTTGACACCACCGTATCTATTCATTACTCTGGCTATATCTCAGGTCCTTATTTCACTTGTGGCATTTGGCAATGATTTATTCAAGTCTGATGACACCGAGGCGGCTATCCTGGATATACTCGCCACAGTGGTTCCGACTGCCTACGCGTATATTGCTGGAACCCTGCCTTTGAAGACATACAAGCCTTCATTAAACGTCGCCAAACCGAACGAT GTGCCCTCTTCCAAGTTGACATGTCCAGAAGATAACGTTAACCTATGGACATGGGTAACATTTTCTTTCGTGCAGCCAATCATGAACGTCGCTGTGAAAAGAACTTTACACGACACCGACGTCTGGAGTCTTTCTCCCTTTTTCAGCCACAAAAACCTCTTTCAGAAATACCAGGAATATCACGCAAA ATACCCATCCCATTCTCTTCTACGGTTTCTTTTGTGGTCAAACTCCTTGGACCTTACTCTTGATGTCCTTTTGGAAATGTGGAGTGCCACTGTTG GATTTGTTTCCCCATATGCTCTTCAAAGAATATTGGCGGCCCTGGCGATTAATACTCAAGAATCCAGATCCGAGGCCTACTTCTGGACTCTCGTAACCTTCATTGCCAACTTGTCATTCGGTCAGGTTGATCTGTTCCAGAATTGGTACACAAGACGATGCTACGAAAGAACACGCGGGCAGTTGTTTTGTATGCTGCATTACAAGTCTCTTAAAAGGCAGGACATCAGTGGCAAGGTTCACCGTGAAGGAGAGGAAAATGATGCGGATCTAGGCAAGATTCTGAACCTGATGGA GAGAGATACGTACGCGGTGGCTCAACGTTTCTGGGAATTCTCCGGACTGTTCACGTCTCCCGTGCGCATTGCTATTGCGCTGTATTTTTTATACCG AATTTTGGGCTGGAGCGCTCTTTCTGGTGTCGTCGTTGTCATCGTTGCTTTCACCCTGGATTACCCAATTTTGCGCTATACCTTCTAT CTTTCCAAGTCTTCTGCAAAAGCAAACGATGTACGGATGCGGACCGTTAACGAGCTTGTGCAAAACATCAGATTCCTCAAGTTTTATGGGTGGG AGTTCCAATGGTCAAGGAAGGCAGAGAAGGACCGCGAGACGGAGCTGAAATGGCGCATCAGGCGAAATATTGTTGAAACTGCAACCAATTTCATTTG GGTCTGGATGCCTTCCGCCACGGCTCTTATATCTTTTTTGTGCTATACCTTGGTCGCGGGGAAGCACTTGACTGTTTCGACAGCATTCACGTCTATTGCCTTGTTTTCTCAACTTCAAACCCCAATGGTTGCGCTACCTGATCAAGTCAAGGCAATGTTAGATG CCTATATCTCGATGCAACGCATTGAGGATTTTttgaaagaaggagaagtgCCTGGATGGGCgtcttcattgtcatcagAAGTCGTCGAAAATGGCAATAAAGACAACTACGAAGTTGGTTTCAAGGAGGCCGCTTTTGAATGGGAAGAAAGTCACAACAGCTCTTCTGCCCCTTCTTCCCGCTTCCGGTTGGGGCCACTGGATTTTGTCTTCCCGCCAGGAAATTTGACTATTGTCAGCGGCGCCACAGGGTCGGGAAAGAGTGCGCTTTTGGTTGCGCTCCTCGGAG GGTTGGAGCTAGCGACGATACGGGACAACATCATCTTTGGCTCGTCTTCCCCATTCGATGAAACTCGTTATCAGGCAGTCTTGGATGCTTGTGCTTTAAGGCAAGACCTTTCCATCCTGGATGCTGGTGATATGACTG AAATTGGAGAGAAGGGAATTACGTTGTCTGGAGGACAACGTGCGCGGGTCGCTCTGGCCCGAGCTATGTATTCCCAAGCAAAG GTTATTCTCTTGGATGACCC TCTATCGGCCGTGGACATGCATACTGCCCAACACATTGTCAGCAAATGTCTTATTGGAGATTTAGCTCGTGACCGGACAATCATCCTCGTCACTCATCACATAACTCTTTGCCTTCCTGTGGCATCCTACCTCGTCGAATTGGATAAAGGAAAGATTCTGCATCATGGGACTATTCCGGAGCTCGAAGCAAGAGGTCTATTACTCAAGGTGATAGAAACAGAAGAGGACACATTCCCCCAGGCCAAATCACCTACTCTACCGTCTTTCAATGAAATGGATGCAAGTCAGGATCTCAGCAGCTCAAGACTGGTGCATCGCCAACCTACAGACGGAAAGCTTGTCGAAAAAGAGGCTAGAGCAGAAGGGCGGGTTGCTTTTCGCAGCTATATAACGTACCTCCGTGCTTCTGGCATTTCTTCATGGGTTGCAACGATTACCGTCGCTGTACTTATTCGTGCAATCAACATACTCAATCAG GTTTATCTATCGGATTGGGGTGAAGCATACGATAACAAGTATCCTGAGGTAGCTTTTGTCGCCCAGTTTCGAAATCTTGGCTTTCGACCTCCGTGGAAAGACTTGCCGCCGCCTGATCAAAACGTAAAGCCTTGGTTGATGATATACCTTTACATCTCCATCACAGGGGCTTTAACCGTCCTTTTATATATCGTGATAGGCTACTATGCAAGTTTGCAGGCATCAAGGCGGCTGTTTACCGCCCTCCTTCGAAGGGTAACGAGAGCCCCTGCACGCTTCTTCGATGTCACACCAATTGGACGTATTTTGAATCGGTTTACGACGGATATAGGAACCATTGACAATGCATTACAAGGCTCGGCGAGGTCATGCCTAAGCGGTGTTTTGAATTTTATGGCTTCATTTGGGTTCATACTATACAAAGTTCCTAGCTTTATACCATTCGCCTTCTTCATTGCTTGGCTATACGTCCGGTTGGCGCCATCGTACATTCATGCATCTAGGGATCTCAGAAGGTTGGAATCAATATCACGGTCGCCTACATTCGCCGGCTACGACGAGCTTTTGAGGGGAATAACTCATATTCGAGCGTTCGCGATGGAGAAAAGATATCAGGACAACTTCTATGCCCGG GTGGACAAATTCCAGTCGTTCGACCATGTTTAT TGGTTGGTCAACGGATGGTTGATGTGGAGATATGATT GCTTAGGCTCAGTCGTCGTGTTCTCTGCGACGATTTTTGCATTGCTATCAGGTCTTACGGATGGTTCGGCGGCCATTGTCATTGTGCAAGCCGGGCTCTTCGCAGATGCAAGCCGACAGCTTATCAAAGTTGCTGCCcaactcgaactcgatttCAACAGTGTCGAACGTGTGGTAGAATACCTTGGCCTTCCACAAGAGGCCCCTCCTATCATCGAGAAAAATCGACCACCGGCTTATTGGCCATCGACATCGGGAGAACTTGTCGTTGAAAACTTGGTAGTCCAATATGCACCTAAATTGCCGGCTGTCCTTCATAACATCAGCTTCGTTGTAAAGCCTTCTGAAAAGATTGGCGTG GTCGGCAGGACTGGTTCTG GTAAATCGACCCTTGCAATGTCTTTGCTCCGTATTGTAGAGCCTACAGGTGGAAGAATCGT CCTCGATGGTATCGACATATCCACCTTGGGGCTTGAAGATCTCCGGACACGCGTC ACAATTGTCAGTCAGGACGTTTCTCTCTTTTCCGGCACCATCCGAAGCAACCTTGATCCTCTTGGACAACATACAACAGAAGAATGTATTCAAGTGCTGGAGAGATGCCACCTCACACCTCTTCTCAACCACAAACCAAACGAAGCGCAACCAACGGTTTTGGATATTGAAATCACTCAAGACTCGCTCAGTGCCGGAGAAAAGCAACTGCTCGCGCTAGCCAGGGCAACATTGAGGCGTACCTCAATAATTATCATGGACGAAGCCACATCGCAAATCGACTCCAATCTGGATGATCAA ATTCAACGAACAATCCGGGAGGAACTGGCCGGGGCAATAGTAATCACTATTGCCCATCGTCTCAAAACCGTCATGGATTATGATCGAGTTCTTGTATTGGAGGACGGCCGCATCGTAGAGTTTGATACCCCTCATGCCTTGCTTTCGACGCCTAGGGGAGTGTTTCGTGGGATGTGTAGAAAGAGTGCAGATTGGCAGCTCTTTATGGAAATTGCAGGTGAAAGCAGCAGGCGGAGTGAACGGAGCGAGAGAAGTGAGAGAAGTGAAAGATCTAGGTCGAGTGAGGGTTCCCTTTGA
- a CDS encoding Damage-control phosphatase (Damage-control phosphatase SPAC806.04c), producing the protein MAAPTQNGNGVQHSSGAAPSRVTLHLGHLPSKKDIKAPWPRTPTRVDPNNPPWPAYRGYHEYSFAHATMQSRLPTILGKAIEDATRTLNSQSSEERVVDLVQCIDRMGDLMIDLSGNAKLRPIIDDDEADVALWNKEIAKYFQGKDFMNAPWLFAEAYKYRRLHEAFSISKFWRDYDVFYRQKCDTFSRSSDAVFELSLRFAEPFKINESLSPKEKLEAERLMFLELTQVCLWGNSTDLSLLINMTEDQIKSLQSTGGDSLAATEKNILGNDMHRLWDRVRQLREKTGGRIDFVLDNAGFELYCDCVYADFLIQSGLANQIRFHGKRYPWFVSDVTKKDWEWLLNTMVYGQLFPKASDAERESLRRLGLRWKQYEKEGKWVYEQHPFWCTGYTFWDLHSEAPDLFLHLSRSDLVIFKGDLNHRKLTYDCAAPASTQFEDAIGPMASSAGAPVIASLRTIKSDVVVGLGPQGDEISDELTKNEPGWKISGKYAVVLLSEGRPGEPVRFA; encoded by the exons ATGGCCGCTCCAACTCAAAACGGAAATGGCGTCCAGCATTCGTCCGGAGCAGCACCTTCTCGAGTAACCCTCCACCTAGGACATCTTCCAAGCAAAAAAGATATTAAGGCGCCCTGGCCGCGAACTCCTACCAGG GTTGACCCAAATAACCCGCCATGGCCAGCGTATCGTGGCTACCATGAATACTCATTCGCACACGCCACTATGCAATCGCGCTTACCTACTATCTTGGGCAAGGCAATTGAAGACGCAACCCGCACTTTAAACAGTCAATCCTCAGAGGAGCGCGTTGTTGACCTTGTGCAATGCATTGATCGTATGGGTGATCTCATGATTGACCTGAGTGGAAACGCAAAGCTTAGACCTATCATCGATGATGACGAGGCCGACGTTGCTTTGTGGAACAAAGAAATCGCAAAATATTTTCAAG GGAAGGATTTCATGAACGCCCCTTGGTTATTCGCCGAAGCCTACAAGTATCGCAGACTTCACGAAGCTTTCAGCATCAGCAAATTTTGGCGCGACTATGATGTTTTTTACAGACAGAAG TGCGATACTTTTTCCCGCTCAAGCGATGCAGTATTTGAACTGTCTTTGCGTTTCGCGGAGCCTTTCAAAATCAACGAATCACTGTCACCTAAAGAGAAACTTGAAGCCGAGCGTTTGATGTTCCTGGAATTGACCCAAG TTTGCCTGTGGGGAAATTCGACAGATCTTTCCCTTCTGATCAATATGACCGAGGACCAAATTAAATCTCTTCAATCTACCGGTGGAGATTCCCTGGCAGCCACCGAAAAAAACATTCTTGGCAATGACATGCATCGTCTATGGGACCGTGTCAGGCAACTTCGCGAGAAGACCGGCGGTAGAATAGACTTCGTCCTTGACAATGCCGGCTTCGAGTTGTATTGTGACTGTGTATATG CCGACTTCCTCATTCAAAGTGGATTGGCAAATCAGATTCGCTTCCATGGAAAAAGATACCCTTGGTTTGTGTCCGATGTAACCAAGAAAGACTGGGAATGGCTCCTAAACACCATGGTTTATGGTCAACTGTTCCCAAAAGCAAGCGATGCTGAAAGAGAATCTCTCCGTAGGTTGGGACTCCGCTGGAAG CAATATGAAAAGGAAGGGAAATGGGTTTATGAGCAACATCCTTTTTGGTGCACTGGGTACACCTTTTGGGACTTGCACTCAGAAGCCCCTGATTTATTCCTTCATCTTTCTCGTTCGGATCTGGTGATATTTAAAGGGGACCTTAACCATCGCAAATTGACATATGATTGCGCTGCACCAGCAAGCACTCAATTTGAAGATGCAATTGGTCCAATGGCTAGTTCGGCGGGTGCCCCGGTCATTGCCAGCTTGAGGACTATCAAGAGCGACGTGGTGGTCGGTCTCGGTCCACAAGGCGATGAAATTTCAGATGAGCTTACCAAGAATGAACCCGGGTGGAAGATCAGTGGAAAATAC GCCGTTGTTCTTTTGTCCGAGGGTCGTCCAGGAGAGCCTGTCCGCTTTGCGTAG
- a CDS encoding putative RING finger protein P32A8.03c, with the protein MSAPASREPLWFCHECHAEMRPLMVPDPVCASCHGSFVEKMENEADDPRQFAHDIGGEHLDGPEDGEPGPMPLEGLFFALQAMMDRGIPRNGSPRPSGAAPAVAFEMRGPGGRTVRIGGTNILGGPHNGVPSSRPDSPNAIPNMSTFLGGSNPHAFGGAGGRDISGPLMAQYLMALLGHHELHMPGGIPENGRMGDYVFNQEALDNIITQIMENSNSHRPVPATEEIIQKLPREVLEEGSATLEHDCAVCKEQFKLESEDPDEQIVVTLPSQPEQHPPPPRNPGANTSGGSGSRPQSPGSNASNQRDSGSGPGREQGGGGIFQSIFSGLSGLAHHNNSNQDSHSTPSTGNRSGARSPPRSNTQARPESPSHSPHRRSNSDPFSRSRNSPSSNSNSRSSGGQGQSRGNPNVPGSWSEDLD; encoded by the exons ATGTCTGCACCTGCTTCTAGGGAGCCTCTATGGTTCTGTCATGAA TGCCATGCAGAGATGAGACCGCTAATG GTACCCGACCCTGTATGCGCGTCCTGTCATGGCAGCTTTGTGGAGAAG ATGGAGAACGAGGCAGACGACCCTCGTCAATTCGCACACGATATTGGAGGAGAACATCTAGATGGTCCCGAGGATGGTGAACCCGGGCCAATGCCACTGGAAGGCTTGTTTT TCGCCCTGCAAGCTATGATGGATCGAGGTATTCCACGGAATGGATCTCCGAGACCATCTGGAGCTGCTCCTGCA GTTGCATTTGAAATGAGAGGGCCTGGAGGACGGACAGTACGGATAGGCGGAACAAACATTCTAGGGGGTCCACATAATGGTGTGCCCAGTTCACGGCCAGATAGTCCGAACGCTATTCCTAACATGTCTAC TTTTCTAGGAGGATCTAACCCACATGCTTTTGGTGGCGCAGGTGGTCGAGATATCAGTGGTCCATTAATGGCCCAATATCTAATGGCGCTTCTTGGTCACCATGAATTGCATATGCCCGGAGGGATTCCAGAAAACGGACGGATGGGTGACTATGTGTTCAACCAAGAGG CTCTAGATAACATCATCACTCAAATCATGGAAAATTCCAACAGTCATCGTCCAGTTCCAGCTACAGAAGAGATTATCCAGAAGCTACCTCGAGAAGTACTAGAGGAAGGAA GTGCTACTTTAGAGCATGATTGTGCTGTGTGCAAAGAGCAATTTAAGCTCGAATCAGAGGATCCAGACGAGCAAATTGTAGTGACATTACCAT CACAACCGGAACAACACCCCCCACCGCCTCGGAATCCTGGAGCAAATACATCTGGCGGCAGTGGAAGCAGACCCCAAAGTCCAGGGTCGAATGCATCCAATCAACGCGACTCCGGCTCCGGTCCAGGTCGAGAACAAGGTGGTGGCGGCATTTTTCAATCCATTTTTAGTGGGCTAAGTGGGCTGGCACACCACAATAACTCCAACCAGGATAGTCATAGCACCCCATCGACTGGGAACAGAAGTGGGGCGAGGTCGCCTCCGCGATCAAATACTCAGGCTCGACCCGAGTCACCATCGCACTCGCCGCACCGTCGGTCCAATTCAGACCCATTTTCGCGTTCAAGGAATTCTCCATCTTCGAATTCTAATTCACGTTCTAGTGGAGGGCAGGGTCAGAGTAGGGGAAACCCCAATGTTCCCGGAAGCTGGTCCGAAGATTTGGATTAG